A segment of the Selenihalanaerobacter shriftii genome:
TGAAGTTACTATTGAAGACATAGTCGTTATTAAAGGATCCCACATTCTAAGATTTAAAACTAACATCAAACCTAAAACTACAAAGATTGCCAAATTTTTACCTTTAAGCTTCCAAGCTATTAGAGCAAAAATACTAATTAATATCAACGGATGACCAAAAGATAAAACAAATTCAAACCCATTAATCATAGAACTAATAACTTCTGAAAAAATGTCTAATGGACCATTAAAATTAATAATAATAAAATCTACTAAAGCTTCTATCCAGTCACCTAAAGGAATTTTAGTAGTTAAAATATTAACTAAAGACATTAACTTTTCTTACCTCCTTTGTTAAATAAAAGATCAATAAAAAGAAATTCAACGACATTCCAAATTTGGAATGTCGTTGAATATCCTATTCAATTATTATTTAAATTGTTGCTCTATAGTCTCTACTGCATTATTTCCATCTACTGTCTCCATACCTTCTACCCATTCTTTAACTAAATCTAAATTATTCTTAATCCATTCTTGGGCAACCTTTTCTGCAGGTCGACCTTTCTTTTGATATTCTAAGATCCATTTACTTTGAATTTGAGCATTAACTTTAAATTGCTCTAAAAACTTATAGAAATTAGGCATTCCTTCTTTAAGTTCTGGCCGAGCAGCAGAATAAACTCTGTCATTGTCACCCCAAATTCCTTCAGGATCTTTTAAATACTTAAGATCATATTTAATATTCATCCAATGAGGTTTCCAACCATGAAATGCAATCCATTCTTTAGTTTTAGTAGCCTTACCTACAGCTGATAACATAGCTGCTGTACTTCCACTTACTAACTCCCAATCTTTTAATTTATAAGTGTTATTTTCTATAGCATTTATAATGATTTGGTTTCCATCATTTCCAGGCTCGAGGCCAACTACTCTATGATCGAATTTATCAGCATACTTATGCAAATCAGCCATAGATTTTACTCCAGCTTCCCAAACATACTTTGGAACAGCAGTCTGATAAAGAGCTTCTTCCAGATTAACTGCTACATTTTCTACTATACCTTTCTCCTGATAAGGCTTAAAGTTAACCTTCATAGTAGGTAACCAATTACCTAAAAAAGCATCTATCTCATCATTTTTCATACCTTCAAATATAACAGTTTGTGTCAACGCCTTTTTCTCTACTTCATAATCTAAAGACTCTAACACCTGCTTAGCCACTTCTGTCTTAACAGTAACACCAGGCCAATTCACATAACCAAATGTAACCTCTTTCTTCTGTGTTGACTCCTGATTAGTTTGTTGTTTAGAATCAGGTTGTCCACTACATCCTACTACTAAAGTAAGTACCAAAGTTAAACTAATAAGTAATAATACACTTTTCCTTTTCATCATTAATTTATTAATACCTCCCTGAAATTATTCAAATAGATAAAATAATTTACCTTCTTAATCAATCATCACTATTATAAATATTCCCTTCTCTAACCTAAAATATCCCCTCCTCTTAATCTATATGTAATCTAATTCTAATTAACTTTTTTGTTATACAATAAAAAAATCTTTGAAATAAAATAAACTTCTATTCCAAAGATTCAAATAATAGCTTTTAGTTAAATTAATATCATTTTTTACCTATTTGCTCTCAATTTCTCACTCTAACACCTTAATTTCGTTATAAATAATATAACATTTATGACAGTTTGTCAAGTTTTATCTAAAATTTAATTTATAGTTGTAATTTTAATCCTTAATAAGTTAAATAAGTTAACTGTTTTAAAACAATTCAAAAAATTAGAATAAATCTATCAATTACTAGTTTAATAATACATTTAAAAAGAAAATTAATTAATAGTTATATTGTCGACTATTGAATCTCACTTTTCTTAATCACTCATAAACAATTTAATGAAAACAATTACAAAATTATCTTGAAAATTTTTGGTAATATCCTTGACAACGCTTTCAATTATTTGTATAATTATATTAGAAATCTTGTCGAATTATGTAAAAGGAGGGACAAAAGA
Coding sequences within it:
- a CDS encoding ABC transporter substrate-binding protein yields the protein MMKRKSVLLLISLTLVLTLVVGCSGQPDSKQQTNQESTQKKEVTFGYVNWPGVTVKTEVAKQVLESLDYEVEKKALTQTVIFEGMKNDEIDAFLGNWLPTMKVNFKPYQEKGIVENVAVNLEEALYQTAVPKYVWEAGVKSMADLHKYADKFDHRVVGLEPGNDGNQIIINAIENNTYKLKDWELVSGSTAAMLSAVGKATKTKEWIAFHGWKPHWMNIKYDLKYLKDPEGIWGDNDRVYSAARPELKEGMPNFYKFLEQFKVNAQIQSKWILEYQKKGRPAEKVAQEWIKNNLDLVKEWVEGMETVDGNNAVETIEQQFK